The sequence AAATGTTAACAAAGATTCCTTTAACATTTGGATCTGAAAGGATGATTTTGAATGCTTCTGTCACTTTTTCAGCTGTTGCACTACCACCAACGTCAAGGAAGTTAGCAGGTGAACCACCGAAGTAGTTGATTGTATCCATTGTAGCCATTGCAAGACCCGCACCGTTAACCATACAACCGACGCTACCGTCTAGTGAAATATAGCTTAGGTCATGCTTTGATGCTTCGATTTCTTTTGGATCCTCTTCATCGAAGTCACGAAGTTCTTGGATGTCTTTGTGACGGTAAAGTGCGCTGTCATCAAAGTTAAATTTCGCATCAAGTGCAAGTACGTCGTCTCCACCTGTTACAACTAACGGGTTAATTTCAACGATAGATGCATCTTTTTCAACGAATACTTGATACAATCCAAGCATGAATTTTGCTGCTTTGTTCACAAGATGCGAAGGAATATTCATGTTGAATGCCATGCGGCGTGCTTGGAATCCAGTCAATCCTACTACTGGGTCAATGACTTCTTTGAAAATCTTTTCAGGTGTTGCTTCTGCAACCTCCTCGATGTCCATTCCGCCTTCTTCAGAACCCATTAGTGTGACACGGCTTGTACCACTGTCCAGGACAAGTCCAAGATAGTATTCTTTCTTAATGTCAGAACCTTCTTCGATAAGAAGACGTTTCACTTCTTTACCTTCCGGACCTGTTTGGTGCGTTACAAGCGTTTTACCGATCAATTCTTTTGCATAAGCACGCACTTCGTCAAGATTTTTAGCAATCTTAACGCCGCCCGCTTTACCACGACCACCCGCGTGGATTTGTGCTTTGACAACGATGACGTCCGTACCTAGCTCTTTTGCCGCTTTAACTGCCTCTTCAGGAGAGAAAGCAACAAGGCCGTTAGAAACAGCTACACCATATTCTCTTAGTAACTGTTTACCTTGATATTCATGGATATTCATCTTACATCCTCCAATCGAACTTGTATCTCATAATTTACTTGCCTTAACCATTGTAGTAAACATGTCAAACAATGTCCACAACTGAATGTCGAATCTGGCGATTTGTTGCATAATGTCAAAGATTTTTTTTCTTTTTCAATCCATGCTCGCGATCTACTTGGTAAATGTATGCAAAAACCTCAGATACTGCTTTATATAACTCTTCTGGTATGGATTCATTGATATTCAATTGCCCTAAAATTTCGACAAGACTTGGGTCTTCCTGAATCGGTATAGCATGCGCTTTTGCTTTTTCTACAATATTTTCGGCGATTTTCCCTTTTCCAGTCGCTACTACTTTCGGTGCACTGGCCGAATTCGGGTCATAAGAAAGTGCAACCGCCTCTTTTCGGACGTGCCTCTCCATGGTCATATCCGGAAATCAACTCCTTGTCCATCAGCCGCTATATTCTGTTTCTTTTTCGACAAATTCTTTTCTTCTTCGACAAAGTTCTTGAAAAAGACAGCCGATAGTTTGTAGCCCGCTTCATCTAGTCCTTCTTTCAACTTCTGCTGAAGAGGGGCCCCTACTGTTTTGAGCGTCTCATCGGCATTAAAAATCGTCACCGTAATGACCCGGTTCTGAACCTGCATATCAATGACCGTCTTTTCAATGGATCCAAGATCAAGATAAAACAGAATTCGTGCGAAATCGGGGTCAATTTTCCCATCTTCTTTCATGCGGCCATTCCACTCCAATGTCGCATCGATGCGCTTGCCGAAAAACTCCAGTGGCACTTGCATAACAAGCTGGTGCTGAACGCCATTTTCTCCCGATTGGAGAAGAGGTCCATTCATCCTCATGACAACAGTTTCTGCCGCTTCTCGCAATGCTGGTGATACGGTCAGGTCCTGCATTAATGCTAACAACTGTGGCTTTAACGTTTCCGCAAGACGCCCAACATCAGCATCTTTCCCAAGGAGGCTCGCCTCATAATTGAGACCAAATGACCGGATAACCGTTTGTAATGCCTCTTTTACCGCTTTACCATCGACTGCCGAGGCAACTGC comes from Sporosarcina sp. FSL K6-3457 and encodes:
- the sucC gene encoding ADP-forming succinate--CoA ligase subunit beta, producing the protein MNIHEYQGKQLLREYGVAVSNGLVAFSPEEAVKAAKELGTDVIVVKAQIHAGGRGKAGGVKIAKNLDEVRAYAKELIGKTLVTHQTGPEGKEVKRLLIEEGSDIKKEYYLGLVLDSGTSRVTLMGSEEGGMDIEEVAEATPEKIFKEVIDPVVGLTGFQARRMAFNMNIPSHLVNKAAKFMLGLYQVFVEKDASIVEINPLVVTGGDDVLALDAKFNFDDSALYRHKDIQELRDFDEEDPKEIEASKHDLSYISLDGSVGCMVNGAGLAMATMDTINYFGGSPANFLDVGGSATAEKVTEAFKIILSDPNVKGIFVNIFGGIMKCDVIAEGVITASKEVGLQVPLVVRLEGTNVDKGKALLKESGLNIIAADTMADGAKKIVELVG
- a CDS encoding EscU/YscU/HrcU family type III secretion system export apparatus switch protein codes for the protein MTMERHVRKEAVALSYDPNSASAPKVVATGKGKIAENIVEKAKAHAIPIQEDPSLVEILGQLNINESIPEELYKAVSEVFAYIYQVDREHGLKKKKNL